Genomic segment of Zingiber officinale cultivar Zhangliang chromosome 11B, Zo_v1.1, whole genome shotgun sequence:
TCGCTTTCCTTGTTAGCGTCCATCAGAGCTACTTCTAGAAGAGCTCTTGCATCTGGATCAAGttcactgatgaactttaatggAGAAGGCCAAACAAGAGGTTCTGCTGCTGATGGGTTTAGCAAAGCTGCACAAGCTCCATGATTATGCTTTATAGCTACAGAATAAGGTATTCGCCTGTGGAATATGGATCAGCATATGTTTAATAACAGTGAAACAAAGACAAAACTTCCATGAACacataaattttaattagtttgttAGTAGATAAGTAGAAAATTAAGAGAGAGAGACTCCTTAAATTGACTCTCTTGATGTATGAAAAATTTTGATTCATTAGAATTCATCTCAACTAACAAAAGACAGCCAAAATATACAAAAGGCTAAATGTTGcctaaaaaattcctaaaaagagATTTCATGGTTGTTGGAAGATAATCACCAAAAGGCCAACTAACAAAGAATCTACACTGTCTGTTTGTTCAAGATTTCAATTGTAAAGCTAGCAGTTCCAATTTCTCCAAGAGTATAGGCAATTTGAAAAGATGAAATATGCCCACCCAGATGAATCCCTCTGGAGCCGATCAGCTCCCCATGCAAGCAATGTGCGAACACAATCCAAACTTCCTCCGCGAGCTGCCAAATGTAGAGGAGTCCTCCCAGAATGATTGAAAAATATGGATTTCGATCTCAAAATAGAATATTGACACATAAACATAATGGCAAATGATCGAGTATATAAATTAGTCAAAATACCCATATTCCCTAATGGAAGAAGAAACAAGAGCCCCATGGTCTAAGAGTACACGGACACACTCAGTCCATCTTCGCCGTGCTGTAAGATGTAGAGGTGTCTCTCCCCTTTCATCCCCAACATTTACAAACCGGGCAAATCCCCTAATAACAGTATACCAAAAAGAAAATTGCAGAGCTAAGTAATTAAAACAAGGCCAAGGACCATCAATCAAAATGAATCAAGGGACTTGAAAAAAACCGCACCAAGAATCAACAACCGCAGTGGATTTCCCAATCCACTACGGTTGTTGATTCTTGGTGCGGTTTTTTTCAACTTCCCAGAAACATAATCCCAGTCAAAGTAGGATCGGGCTCCAAAACCACAAAGCTCACATAAGCACTAAGAGCTTGAGGCAACGATATCTTCGCGGGGGTGGGATGGGAGTGAGCACGGGTAGTAAGGTTCGGAAGCCCTTTCCCAAATAAGAGAGCACCTAAATCCAACAAAAAGGGAGCCAAGCAAACAATAAAACCTCACAGGCATCACCTTTATCAGGGGAATCGATCCCGACGCAGCAGCCTGAACCGAAAAGGGTTTAGATTCAGCCAGAATCTCTCCATGGACAGTTCGGCCGAGGAGTTCGCCACCCAAACCCGGACAGAGCTGGGGGAAGAGACACAGTGGCGTCGATCCGAGCCTCGGAAGCGAAAGTCCACCAGAGAAGAGGGGCGACAGTTTGTGTAAGCAACGGACGCGGAGCTTCTACGGCGCGGAGAAAGAAGGCGAAGTGGCTACCGGGGCCACGGAGAAGTGGCAAAGTCTCCGTTGAAGTGACCGGTGAAGAATCATAGAGGAAGAGTGATAGCTTCTTGCCTTCGTCGCGAGCAGGAGAAAACGAAACGGATCACTCCATTTGGTGTCATGGCGTGAAGAGATAgtcgaggagaggaaagaaaatggCTTAGGGTTTGGGAACGTTAAGGGGAAAACACGGCGCGAAAAGATTTTTGCAGGGTGGGAAAGCAAAAGTGCGAGCGGAAATGACGAAACGAATAAagccaaagacaacggttttatcaaaactgttgtcgtagcccctaaaaaaagcgcttaaagacaacggttttagaaaaccgttgtaaaaagtgttgttgattcAAAAAGAAATTGTTTAATGACAATAGTTttcccaaaaccgttgtcttttatatttaatggggagttcaaagacaacggttttggccaaaaccgttgtctttgagcaaatacgcaacgctttctcttaaaaccgttgtcataggggtgttgtcttttaacatttttgttgtagtgaatgtgcttttctccttcttctttctacaactcaaattagattcaaaatgaattgaattgagtttaggagataccttcttcttacccataggacatctactcttgtagtgtgccctttcattgcacccgaagcacacaatgtgatcttttgactttgcttcggtggaggtgctcactaggttgacttccaagacttcttcttcacttgtcttggattcttcttcaacctttgaggatatatcctcatccacactagtggatgacatttctttatccttctcctcttcggatgttgagcatgactcatcTTCCATTTGCTCCTTGTCtacttcttgagctactaagcccatctccttgggctctacctcttcatatgtaggcaaaagttcttctcttagaactttctttaccttgctcaactcgtgggcgttcttgTATTCAGCTACATGACTTATCACATTAGAAGGCAATATTTCAATcaacattgatattacctttgaatttgcctcgatcgtgtggtttgctcctccgtccaatgtcgtggtcggagcttcttacctttcttgtctttcgggacttcgaacggttccttgatcaccatcatggtatcccaatccgtgtcgaagaagacctccatcttcatcatccaatatgtgatgtcctataagcctccgccttcgaactttggcggttctatcaagtcagtcatcttgtgcttccttggcggttagtccaacggagagcgacctcactctgataccacttgtaggggatcggtggctggcttgaaggggggttggatagacgacacccccaaatccttgcttcctacacttgttagcctgcgcagcggaaatacaaacaacaaacaagctaaagactaaaactaagaaaggaaatgcaaaccactaacacgttcgtttaacgtggtttggagattagagctcctactccatggcgcgTCCTTGAGGTGGACAATCCCAATCCGttagtggattagcccccggcaaacatcggctatctcaagtcgctccttgtgggtgaagaaacatcaccataacaccaaccaagactcttgagactactagactactaattagggtttactacCACTAACTTCGTCAGCTATAGCCaacctcccaagctttggttatatagcctacgggttgaaaaccccgtcTACCAattgactgccaaaacatgcagtcgattgtCCTCTATGGAAATTCaatcgttacatcccaacggatcgataccagtcgactgctaaaactagcagtcgattgCTCCATattgaccgaacgaacagaagcattttgttcgctcccagtcgactgcacggtcgactacaccagtcgactgctaaaacatataGTCAACTACTACAGTAATGCTACAATACaactacagtaatgctacagtaacactacagtaaaaccctaaaattaggattttactccgagtacaatctctcatgcactcgtaccctcacccttatgactcacttgacgattctttgcagctttgacctcttgccttcaagcctacttcctttggctcttgtccctctgatgcattcaagcccgcggctcgtccccaatgtcatccttcgcgtatacctcgaagtcgcttcccttgacCCTTGCCCTCGCTGCCTTGCCcacggtccctcgaatgctccatccttcaccggacccgaagccatcaacctgagtcacatgtatatcctgcacactcacatacacatatcaaataacaagggtgaacctaacttaaacccttttcccaaacaccaaaacacatggtcgcatggaccattgggattgcttccaacatcttccccatcggagtcactgctattatttgtgtgaccgaagaaaaccaactattaattttatttgtcataaagttaggttgacaagataataaaattaatggataaaatcctctcttacaaatgtttgaatttgtatacgtccatactatcatggcatacaaaattcacggtattttaaagtgttggtaaatttaaatgatattgtttgagaaatcaatattattttaaattctaaagttttgaccaaatattttatgattcttaggattttaaatggctttcaatcctcttgctgtgatattgaaagaaaacaaacttattagtcccaattacattgattggaaatgaaacttgggaattgtcttaactgctgaaggttacaagttcgtactttttgagatctgtccaagcctacctaatagtgattctagtgaagaggagattgagtatcataagaaatgggtcaggacagatgagatgacgcagtgttacattttggcttctatgtcaaatgtgctacaacatcaacatcaggccatgcctaccgcttatgacatgatgc
This window contains:
- the LOC122033910 gene encoding E3 ubiquitin-protein ligase XB3-like; this translates as MGLLFLLPLGNMARGGSLDCVRTLLAWGADRLQRDSSGRIPYSVAIKHNHGACAALLNPSAAEPLVWPSPLKFISELDPDARALLEVALMDANKESEKIILNERKKLLSPANVDEAFHDDASEASRSCGTIEALVNFTAF